AGGATGTTGAAGTACTGGATAGAGCAGCCACAAATAGTGCAGCAGCAATAAATGGGGCAACTTTTTTACTCATTCTCATGTTTTCGAGTGTTTTGTTGGAAAATATGTCAGCAAAAAAAGCAAATTTCCGAAAGAAAAGGAACCTTAGTGCGAATGTTTCTTTGATTAGTAGAAACGTTCGTAAACATCGGTTTTTATTCTTTTTGTGTAATTATCTAGATCTATATCAGTTAGTGTAGAATTGTTGGACATTAAAAGCATTGGTACGGCAGGTTTTATTCTATCGTAAGATGGTTGTTTGTATGAAAAGTTGGTGTAAAGATGAAAGCCAAAACGTTCATAAAATGCTATTCTTCTTTGGCTAGTAATGTCATTAGGCAGCTCGACTTCAAAAATGAGGATGCTATTGATAGACTTTATAATGGAAGTTAGTAGTTTCCCTCCAATGCCGTTACCTCTTATATTTGTATTAGTCGCAATGTGCTCTAAAAAATAGAAATTTTCAAATTCCCATATCGTTGCAAATCCAACAACTGTCTGATCTTGGATGGCTGCGTAAAGGCACATTTCTTTATGGGTAAGAAGCTGAATTAACTTCGAAAAGTCTCTTCTTTCAGCCTCTGGAAAAGAGTCTTCGTATATTGGCTGAATTTCTTTTAGGAGACGGCTGCTCAGGCTAGTAATTCGTTCAAGTTGTGGTTCCATGGTTTTTGCTGCTGGCTACTTTCTTTGAAAAACGAGGGTTACTGCTTCAGGTTTGTACCAGAACGTGAGTTTGTCATCTTTTCTTACATAGAAAAGAGTTACGCTAGGGTATTCGAATACGTCTTGAATTTCTTCAATGAATTTTTCATCATCTTTTTTTAAATCGACAACCTTTCCTGTTTCATTATCTTTGTACGACAAAGCCTCCGGTACTAATTTCATTTGATTGTCGAACCAAGCAAGCGACCCTTTTATGGTATGGTCAAAAATGTATTCTTTATCGTTTTCTCTTTTGGCAAGCAGGGTAATTTCGAACGTGTTGTTCGTAAACGTGAAATCAAGTATTTTTTCTAATCTCTCTTCAGATTCGTCGTCAAAATCCTTAAAACTAGTAGTCCACGTTCCCAAAAAATCAGGTTTCACCGTGTCGTCTTTGCTGCAAGATGTGAAAAATGCGAGTAATGTAAGTGCTGCTAGAAGTCGCATTCCTAATCCGAATTTTAAAATCATCAGTTTTAAGTTTTGAAATTATCAATTCTTATAGTTAAGAAAAAGTCTATTCCTGAGACTTTATTGAGATAAAGATAAGAGATTTTGTGGATGCAAAAAAATATTCAAAAAGGGTTGGTGTTCTAACAAAAACTGTCGTAATATAGTCTTCTAATATTTAAATTGTTCTGCTATGTCACATACCCAAAAGTTCGTACAAGAGCTGGTGGCAAAGCACGGTAGCCAACGAAATAGTCTTATCCCTGTTTTGCAGGAGATCGTTGCAGTTGATCGATTTCTTAGTGAGGACGCCATGTTAGCTGTTGCTCAAGAATTTGGTCTCTCGGCTGCTGAGGTTTTTGGAGCCGCTTCATTTTATACCTTTTTGGATACTGTACCTCGAGGTAAAAATATCATTCGTGTTTGTAAAACTATTTCTTGCCATATGAAAGGAAAGGAGTATGTTATTGAAGCATTGGAGGAGGCCTTAGGTGTTAAAATCGGAGGTACTACTGTTGATGGGAAGTTTACGTTGCTAACTGCTAATTGTTTAGGATGGTGCCACAAAGGGCCTGTTATGCTGGTGAATAACGATGTCTATCCAGAGGTGACACCACAGTCTGCAGTTGCTCTACTTGATAAGTATTGTCTTTAACTCAAAATTTGAGCAATGGAAAGAAAAATTTTGAAAAAAGTAGACTTGATATTTCAAGAAGTTGCTTATACGGATATTTTGGAGGCTGTAAAAAAGGTAGCACTGAAGAGCCAAGACGATATAATACTTACCATTACAGACTCTGGATTGAGAGGACGCGGAGGTGCTGGTTTTCCTACAGGGCTAAAGTGGCGTTTTGCAAAAACAGAGGATAGTGTTGTAAAATATGTGATTTGCAACGCAGATGAGGGGGAGCCCGGAACCTTTAAGGATCGGGAAATCCTTCAGAATGTTCCATATAAAGTTTTTGCAGGAATGGCTATTTGCGGATATGCGATTGGGGCACACGAGGGGTACATTTACTTGCGTGGTGAGTACAACTTTTTGCTTCCAGAATTACTGGTGGCATTGGATAAGTTTAATTCCTCCTTGTTAGATATTGGTCTTGACTTTAAAATTAGCTTGAAAAGTGGGAGCGGAGCTTACATCTGTGGAGAAGAAAGCGCGCTGTTTGAAAGCATGGAAGGAAAGCGAGGGGAACCACGAAATAAACCTCCTTACCCAACTCAGAGTGGCTATAATGGTAAGCCAACAGTTATCAATAACGTAGAAACGTTGGTTTATGTGGCTATTATTTCCAAGATTGGTGCCGACCAGTTTAAAAAAATGGGAACAAAAGATTCTTGTGGTTCTAAAGTTTTTTCTGTTTCGGGAGATACTCCTAAAGCCGGAATTTATGAGTTGGAGTTAGGCATGCTTCTCGGTGAGTTTGTTGGTGAATTTGGGGATGGAGATACCAAGGCGGTTCAAGTTGGTGGTGCTTCTGGATATTGTGTCCCTCGCAAGCAGTTTAATGATACGATTATAGGTTTTGAGGGAATTCCAACAGGTGGTTCTATGATGGTGTTCAACTCTTCAAGATCGATGTATAATGTGCTACACGACTATCTTGAGTTTTTTTGTGAGGAGTCTTGTGGTCAATGTACACCATGTAGGGTTGGTAGCCAGCAACTTCTGAAAGGAATAGAGGCTGTAAAAAAAGGCGAGCGGCGTCCAGAGTACTTAGACGATATCAAAAAGTTGGCAGCTACCATGAAAATAGCCTCGAAATGTGGTTTGGGACAGTCTATCGCAAATCCTTTTTATTCAATTGTAGATAATTTTCGGGAGGAGATTATTTACTAACCTTTAAAATAGCATGTCATGAATGAGTTAAAGGTGAATTTAAAAGTTAACAATATTTCCGTTTCGGTAAATGAGGGAACAACGATACTTGAAGCCGCTCAGAGGCTTAACTTTAATATACCGACGCTCTGCTATCATCCCGATTTGTCTATTGCTGGTAATTGTAGGGTTTGTGTGGTTGAGGTTAAAGGTGCTAAGCAGCTTGTTGCATCGTGTGCTACGCCTGTTGCTGAGGGGATGGAAGTTTTTACAAATAGCGAAAAAGTTAGGACTGCTCGCAAGCATGTTATTGAGTTGCTCCTTTCGGAGCATAATGCTGATTGCACACGCTGCTTCAAAAACGGAAGTTGCGAGTTGCAAAAATTAGCCGCAGAGTATCGTATTGGTGAGTACACTTTTATGAATATCTTAAAGTTTAAAGCTCATAAGGTCGATAAATCGTCTCCTTCTATAATCAAAGATGATAACAAGTGTATCCGTTGTCAGCGCTGTGTTAGAACTTGTTCGGAACTTCAGGGAATTGGAGCCTTAGAGGTTGCTTTTAAGGGAGATCATCAGATTATTTCTACATTTATGGGAAAACCATTGTCTGAAGTTGTTTGTACCAACTGCGGCCAATGTGTTAATCGTTGTCCTACAGCTGCTTTAGTCGAACAGTCATATATTGAAGATGTTTGGAAGGCCATAAATGATACAGAGAAGTATGTCGTTGTTCAAACTGCGCCTGCAGTTCGTGCTGCTTTAGGAGAAGATTTGGGGTTAAACCCAGGTGTTCGAGTAACAGGGAAGCTCGTTTCCGCATTAAAACACATTGGTTTTGATAGCGTTTTGGATACAGATTTTACTGCAGATCTTACCATTATGGAGGAAAGTGCGGAGTTGCTTCATCGGTTGAGGCGTGCTTTGGTTGATGGAGAAAAAGTTGCGCTTCCAATGCTAACTTCCTGTTCTCCTGGCTGGATAAAATTCCAGGAGCATTTGTATCATGATATGCTAGATAATCTATCAACTTGTAAGTCTCCTCAGCAAATGTTTGGAGCTCTTGTAAAAACCTACTTCGCAAGAAAGAAGGGAATCAATCCTGATAAGATAGTTTCTGTTTCTATAATGCCATGCACGGCTAAAAAATTTGAATGCAAACGGCCTGAAATGCGTGATAGTGGATATCAGGATGTAGATTATGTGCTAACAACAAGAGAGTTGGCTATGATGATTCGTCAATCTGGGGTTGATTTTCTGAAGTTGACGGAAGAGCATTACGACAGCTTGATGGGGGCTTCTACCGGTGCTGCCGTAATTTTTGGAGCAACAGGAGGTGTCATGGAGGCTGCTCTTAGGACAGCTTGGGAGATTATCACAGGAAGAGAAGTCCCTTTCGAAAAGTTGAATATAATGCCAGTGAGAGGCTTCGGAGGGATAAAGGCTACTTCTTTAATTATTACAGATGCTAAGCCAGAGTTTGGTTTTCTTGAAGGGGTGGAGTTGAAAGTTGCTGTAGCCCACGGGCTTGCTAATGCAAAAAAATTGATGGATGCGATCAGAAGTGGGACGGTTCATTATCATTTTGTCGAAGTTATGGCTTGTCCCGGTGGTTGTATAGGCGGAGGAGGGCAGCCTATTCCTACAAGTAGCGA
This sequence is a window from Alistipes sp. ZOR0009. Protein-coding genes within it:
- a CDS encoding complex I 24 kDa subunit family protein, with protein sequence MSHTQKFVQELVAKHGSQRNSLIPVLQEIVAVDRFLSEDAMLAVAQEFGLSAAEVFGAASFYTFLDTVPRGKNIIRVCKTISCHMKGKEYVIEALEEALGVKIGGTTVDGKFTLLTANCLGWCHKGPVMLVNNDVYPEVTPQSAVALLDKYCL
- a CDS encoding GNAT family N-acetyltransferase; this translates as MEPQLERITSLSSRLLKEIQPIYEDSFPEAERRDFSKLIQLLTHKEMCLYAAIQDQTVVGFATIWEFENFYFLEHIATNTNIRGNGIGGKLLTSIIKSINSILIFEVELPNDITSQRRIAFYERFGFHLYTNFSYKQPSYDRIKPAVPMLLMSNNSTLTDIDLDNYTKRIKTDVYERFY
- a CDS encoding NADH-dependent [FeFe] hydrogenase, group A6, producing MNELKVNLKVNNISVSVNEGTTILEAAQRLNFNIPTLCYHPDLSIAGNCRVCVVEVKGAKQLVASCATPVAEGMEVFTNSEKVRTARKHVIELLLSEHNADCTRCFKNGSCELQKLAAEYRIGEYTFMNILKFKAHKVDKSSPSIIKDDNKCIRCQRCVRTCSELQGIGALEVAFKGDHQIISTFMGKPLSEVVCTNCGQCVNRCPTAALVEQSYIEDVWKAINDTEKYVVVQTAPAVRAALGEDLGLNPGVRVTGKLVSALKHIGFDSVLDTDFTADLTIMEESAELLHRLRRALVDGEKVALPMLTSCSPGWIKFQEHLYHDMLDNLSTCKSPQQMFGALVKTYFARKKGINPDKIVSVSIMPCTAKKFECKRPEMRDSGYQDVDYVLTTRELAMMIRQSGVDFLKLTEEHYDSLMGASTGAAVIFGATGGVMEAALRTAWEIITGREVPFEKLNIMPVRGFGGIKATSLIITDAKPEFGFLEGVELKVAVAHGLANAKKLMDAIRSGTVHYHFVEVMACPGGCIGGGGQPIPTSSEIRSKRIEAIYAEDMGLAVRKSHENNEVKLLYKLFLGEPNSHKSHDLLHTHYKPRKGY
- a CDS encoding NADH-quinone oxidoreductase subunit F; translated protein: MERKILKKVDLIFQEVAYTDILEAVKKVALKSQDDIILTITDSGLRGRGGAGFPTGLKWRFAKTEDSVVKYVICNADEGEPGTFKDREILQNVPYKVFAGMAICGYAIGAHEGYIYLRGEYNFLLPELLVALDKFNSSLLDIGLDFKISLKSGSGAYICGEESALFESMEGKRGEPRNKPPYPTQSGYNGKPTVINNVETLVYVAIISKIGADQFKKMGTKDSCGSKVFSVSGDTPKAGIYELELGMLLGEFVGEFGDGDTKAVQVGGASGYCVPRKQFNDTIIGFEGIPTGGSMMVFNSSRSMYNVLHDYLEFFCEESCGQCTPCRVGSQQLLKGIEAVKKGERRPEYLDDIKKLAATMKIASKCGLGQSIANPFYSIVDNFREEIIY